From the Saccharobesus litoralis genome, one window contains:
- a CDS encoding RNA polymerase sigma factor has translation MINSDTKLQQANWVYFKAGNMEHQNKQIYQVYLSARDNLTQLVSIIVPSKEVEDIVQETYVKVCQQVDSNDLHNPRSFMMKTAKNLALDYLKRAETRLVSGYDESFETGVEEIFNPSHDTCTQAQNNQELATFCQAVSLLPTQTRKAFVLKRVFGYSQKEIAQELNIAEKTVEKHISNGFKKCGQYMRERGFI, from the coding sequence TTGATAAATTCAGATACCAAGCTGCAGCAAGCCAATTGGGTATATTTTAAAGCAGGGAATATGGAACATCAGAACAAGCAAATATATCAAGTCTATTTAAGTGCACGTGACAATCTCACTCAATTAGTCTCGATTATTGTCCCTTCCAAAGAAGTTGAAGACATAGTGCAAGAAACCTATGTCAAAGTTTGCCAGCAAGTCGACTCTAATGATTTACACAATCCAAGATCATTTATGATGAAAACGGCAAAAAATTTAGCCTTAGATTACTTAAAGCGAGCTGAAACACGGCTAGTCTCAGGTTATGATGAGTCGTTTGAAACTGGGGTTGAAGAGATATTTAATCCGAGTCACGACACCTGCACCCAAGCGCAAAATAACCAAGAACTCGCCACTTTTTGCCAAGCGGTTAGCTTACTGCCAACACAAACGCGTAAAGCTTTTGTGTTAAAACGCGTCTTTGGTTATAGCCAAAAAGAAATTGCCCAAGAACTCAATATCGCCGAAAAAACCGTAGAAAAGCATATTTCTAACGGATTTAAAAAATGCGGCCAATACATGCGTGAACGCGGGTTTATTTAG
- a CDS encoding winged helix-turn-helix domain-containing protein, with protein MTKSMTSDDFYLALIKVEPSYNRISVQGQQIGLESKSMAVLNYLALRHPRVVSIDELLEQVWLGMVVSKQSVQRCICLLRKALHDLEPDTIFIKTFPKLGYKLEVEPSFASPEQTPFSSVSNLDATNRRAAVRRTKFSLMLGVGGLVACSSLPLTYVSYSAMQTFESPNIEVLNEYRHVFAVSAELGFNAYVDPELNSYKIRVRDRETQQDWSVFEFDGRELQNLQLAWRWQTHSLFAIFSDQQNMSQLMAFDLDLINQQVIARRLLLNDPYHTYRSLEQFDENFLLAARHPHQEFEPQFYLINIDTGRIIPFKSRAESAQDENAS; from the coding sequence GTGACAAAATCCATGACATCTGATGATTTTTACTTAGCCTTGATTAAGGTTGAACCAAGCTATAATCGAATTTCGGTGCAAGGCCAGCAAATTGGTCTTGAATCAAAGTCCATGGCTGTATTGAATTACCTTGCGTTACGTCATCCGCGTGTTGTCAGCATTGATGAGTTATTAGAGCAAGTTTGGCTTGGTATGGTGGTTAGCAAGCAGTCGGTGCAGCGTTGTATTTGTCTTTTGCGCAAAGCGCTGCATGATCTTGAGCCTGACACTATTTTTATTAAAACCTTTCCTAAACTGGGTTATAAGCTTGAGGTGGAGCCTAGTTTTGCTAGCCCAGAACAGACTCCATTTAGCTCGGTTTCGAACCTTGATGCGACCAACAGGCGAGCGGCTGTTCGGAGAACCAAGTTTAGCTTGATGCTGGGGGTTGGTGGTTTAGTCGCGTGTTCTAGTCTTCCTCTTACTTATGTTAGTTACTCTGCCATGCAAACATTTGAATCCCCCAATATAGAGGTGTTAAATGAATATCGTCATGTATTTGCGGTTAGCGCCGAACTTGGTTTTAACGCTTATGTCGATCCTGAGCTAAATAGCTATAAAATAAGAGTTAGAGATAGAGAAACTCAACAAGATTGGAGCGTTTTTGAATTTGATGGTAGGGAATTACAAAATTTACAATTAGCTTGGCGTTGGCAAACTCACTCACTTTTTGCGATTTTCTCCGATCAGCAAAATATGAGTCAGCTTATGGCTTTTGACTTAGATTTAATTAATCAGCAAGTGATTGCTAGACGGCTTTTGTTGAATGACCCTTACCACACCTATCGAAGCCTAGAGCAATTTGATGAAAATTTTCTTCTTGCAGCTAGACACCCTCATCAAGAATTCGAACCTCAATTTTATTTAATTAATATTGATACTGGTCGAATCATTCCTTTTAAGTCACGTGCGGAAAGTGCGCAGGATGAAAACGCCAGTTAA
- a CDS encoding hybrid sensor histidine kinase/response regulator transcription factor, with translation MLVFACSLHAKTIYKPKIPSVLANPAKWHVIEAIPSRLVKNLDFDANSQLWIASIEGVMFYDGYTLTKFGIEHGIETSEFRLVKVARNGAVYAIAKNAIYKYDGTNWQALMQGTPLYSNKTEYYINDGHEDKLGAIWFAAESKIVRIYQDQVSLFDTEHQWISSLAIDHLGDIWLLGGQTGTVSRYSVHEGAVHLKRQWPQLMRSKHAKEIGFNGHITQLSDLSMWVMNREYSSATRRLKVGESRWHPVKLPHHVRSQGQNHSLFETASGDYILPAGKQILFSQDKGLTWQQQDYEQHRITGDFDGVTFKQSPDGHIWLIEPGASIKRFPDNHTNPKVYQDLLFQCEAPNGDDFFLSNQNQLVQFSEQKKLWYAFDSSDNIIQYPSSVLCDSQGHIWVAGSHNQQAAISYFNGHIWRQYFYPEFGKSIHYLSPIEGKNNKFYFGSNDDKRDLELYKSTLLEITKTPNGLRDKLFEIDYHKVSNIIVLDDNQLILNGHRLRQYNNYQFKSLKLPLELKTGWIDDVIIDDNQHILSATWGGGLIKYNGKQWSSINRSNGFLTNKISNLLKLQQGHYLALTDVGAVKFDGQRWFAIDLPYATGERRGRTLKQSQDGAIWVSFFNTNWIYRKDYPDTKNFGLKTIRYQLNSKAPNTLVNIKQKQQEYNQSIYLAWHGQDYLSETPTAKLEYSFRLIDRQNDNSEQELAHWSEFSFDTSQLFNNLPAGEYNIEVKARDSHGNIDPTPAALAFTIVQPFWQTLWFKALIILFPIVIAGLIIALLVQRVRHISVLDKARLKFLTNISHELRTPLSLVIGPLEKLAREQLANGADNQTVDLALNNAIRLNELVDQLLDYRKSQSGHLMLLPKTCELVSFCKMICANFSNIAEHKQQSIQFHCDTTEFLCQIDQDALRKIIENLISNAVKYSPNGSDISINLSFGSNTKSKLPLEILFSVTDQGEGIPKDQVKEIFDPFYTCHRTLGSKQVSFGVGLALVKELVELLGGSIKVTSPVHTKHDKEENAQPEFGSCFTVRIPTQRFASQQTEIKIDESELNDLENSNKPVVLLIEDQPELGQFIQSELQDDYKVIWAKNGSEGFEIANKIAPDIIVSDIIMPGELDGIQLCHRLKQNLATSHIPVILQTSLSSKESEQQGLSYGAIDYLQKPVSTELLKIKINNHIESLKTVAQSVEHKLNLVRQSNISSASSLSSHNANNNGTNNGNQSTQRESNHAATGDDLDAASPITLSFEEQQFIERFQAIIDNNYEHSGFNAEKLALEMGISKSAFYRKFKAITNTSPADYIRDFRLDKAKYLLSQQDCAIKSVALQIGYTEQSPFYRAFKKRFACTPSEFRTSVLKQTN, from the coding sequence ATGCTTGTGTTCGCCTGCTCTCTGCACGCTAAAACGATTTACAAACCCAAGATCCCAAGCGTGTTAGCCAATCCAGCCAAATGGCATGTGATTGAAGCGATACCAAGTCGTTTAGTTAAAAACTTGGACTTTGATGCCAATAGCCAGCTGTGGATCGCCTCAATCGAAGGTGTCATGTTTTATGACGGCTATACCTTAACTAAGTTTGGTATCGAACACGGTATTGAGACCAGTGAGTTTCGCCTAGTAAAAGTCGCCAGAAACGGCGCTGTATATGCCATAGCTAAAAATGCCATCTATAAATACGATGGCACAAATTGGCAAGCCTTAATGCAAGGTACGCCACTGTATTCCAATAAAACCGAATACTATATCAATGATGGCCACGAAGATAAGCTTGGCGCAATTTGGTTTGCCGCCGAATCCAAAATTGTCAGAATTTACCAAGACCAAGTCAGTTTGTTCGATACCGAACATCAATGGATCTCATCATTGGCTATCGATCACCTTGGCGACATTTGGCTGTTGGGCGGTCAAACTGGCACCGTAAGCCGCTACTCGGTACACGAAGGCGCTGTGCATTTAAAACGGCAGTGGCCACAACTAATGCGTTCTAAACATGCTAAAGAGATTGGTTTTAATGGTCATATTACCCAGTTATCGGATTTAAGCATGTGGGTAATGAATCGCGAGTATTCCAGTGCAACACGTCGCCTAAAAGTCGGAGAATCTCGCTGGCACCCCGTCAAATTACCGCACCATGTGCGCTCCCAAGGCCAAAACCACTCGCTATTCGAAACAGCCAGTGGCGACTATATTTTGCCCGCAGGTAAACAAATCCTGTTCTCGCAAGACAAAGGGCTCACTTGGCAACAACAAGACTATGAGCAACATAGGATCACCGGTGACTTTGATGGGGTCACATTTAAACAATCACCGGACGGGCATATCTGGTTAATTGAACCTGGCGCCAGTATAAAACGCTTTCCTGATAATCATACTAATCCTAAGGTTTATCAAGACCTTCTCTTCCAATGTGAAGCGCCCAATGGCGACGATTTTTTTCTGTCTAACCAAAATCAGTTAGTACAATTTTCTGAACAGAAAAAGCTCTGGTATGCCTTTGATAGCAGCGACAATATTATTCAATACCCATCTAGCGTGTTATGTGACAGCCAAGGTCATATTTGGGTAGCCGGCTCACATAATCAACAAGCCGCAATCAGTTATTTCAATGGCCACATTTGGCGACAGTATTTCTACCCTGAGTTTGGTAAATCTATTCATTATTTATCGCCAATCGAAGGTAAAAATAACAAGTTTTATTTTGGTTCCAACGACGATAAACGCGATCTCGAGTTATACAAATCAACCTTATTGGAAATCACTAAAACACCAAATGGTCTGCGTGATAAACTATTTGAAATTGATTACCACAAAGTTAGCAATATCATAGTTTTAGATGACAACCAACTGATTTTAAATGGTCACCGTCTACGCCAATATAACAACTATCAATTTAAATCGCTTAAACTGCCACTAGAACTGAAAACCGGTTGGATCGACGACGTGATCATTGATGATAACCAGCACATACTGTCGGCAACTTGGGGCGGCGGTCTTATTAAATATAATGGAAAACAATGGTCGTCAATTAATCGCTCTAATGGCTTTTTAACCAATAAAATCTCTAATCTATTAAAACTACAACAAGGCCACTATTTGGCGTTAACTGACGTTGGTGCGGTAAAATTTGACGGCCAGCGCTGGTTTGCAATTGATTTGCCTTATGCCACAGGCGAGCGTCGTGGACGCACCTTAAAACAGAGCCAAGACGGAGCTATTTGGGTTAGCTTTTTTAATACTAATTGGATTTACCGTAAAGATTATCCAGATACCAAAAATTTTGGTTTAAAAACCATACGCTATCAACTGAATAGCAAAGCGCCCAACACCCTAGTCAACATTAAGCAAAAACAGCAAGAGTACAATCAATCGATTTATCTGGCTTGGCACGGGCAAGACTACCTTTCAGAAACACCAACCGCTAAACTCGAATACAGTTTTCGTTTAATTGATAGACAAAATGACAACAGTGAACAAGAATTAGCACATTGGTCGGAGTTTAGTTTTGACACCAGCCAACTTTTCAATAATTTACCCGCTGGTGAATATAATATCGAAGTTAAAGCGCGCGATAGTCATGGCAACATCGACCCGACCCCTGCAGCTTTAGCCTTTACTATTGTCCAGCCATTTTGGCAAACACTGTGGTTTAAAGCATTAATCATACTCTTCCCTATCGTTATTGCCGGCCTGATTATCGCCCTGCTGGTACAGCGCGTGCGACATATATCGGTATTAGATAAAGCGCGTTTAAAATTCTTAACCAATATCTCACATGAATTAAGAACACCACTGTCATTAGTCATTGGACCGTTGGAAAAGCTTGCGCGTGAACAGCTAGCCAATGGTGCAGACAATCAAACCGTTGATTTGGCGTTAAACAATGCAATCCGCTTAAACGAGTTGGTTGATCAGCTTTTGGACTATCGCAAGTCACAATCAGGCCACTTAATGCTTTTACCGAAAACCTGTGAACTCGTCAGTTTTTGTAAAATGATTTGCGCCAACTTCAGTAATATCGCCGAGCATAAGCAACAAAGCATTCAATTCCACTGTGATACAACTGAATTCCTTTGCCAAATTGACCAAGATGCGTTACGTAAGATTATCGAAAACTTGATATCCAATGCGGTGAAATACTCACCTAACGGCTCCGACATCAGCATTAATCTGAGCTTTGGCAGCAATACAAAATCAAAGTTACCATTAGAGATCCTGTTTAGCGTGACCGACCAAGGCGAAGGTATACCAAAAGATCAGGTTAAAGAAATATTCGATCCCTTTTACACATGCCATCGCACCCTAGGTAGCAAGCAAGTTAGCTTTGGGGTTGGCCTTGCTTTAGTTAAAGAACTGGTTGAATTGTTAGGTGGTAGTATTAAGGTCACCAGTCCTGTACATACAAAGCACGACAAAGAAGAAAACGCTCAACCTGAGTTTGGCAGTTGCTTTACAGTGCGCATTCCCACTCAACGGTTCGCTAGCCAACAAACAGAAATCAAGATCGATGAATCTGAGCTAAACGACCTAGAAAACAGTAATAAACCGGTTGTATTACTCATTGAAGACCAACCAGAACTTGGCCAATTTATTCAAAGCGAATTGCAAGACGACTACAAGGTGATCTGGGCCAAAAATGGCAGCGAAGGCTTTGAAATTGCCAACAAAATTGCACCAGATATTATTGTGTCAGACATTATTATGCCGGGTGAACTAGACGGTATTCAGCTTTGCCATCGCTTAAAACAAAACCTAGCGACCAGCCATATCCCAGTTATTTTACAAACATCGCTCTCCTCAAAAGAAAGCGAGCAGCAAGGTTTGTCTTACGGGGCAATTGACTACTTACAAAAACCTGTATCGACAGAATTACTCAAGATAAAAATCAATAACCATATAGAAAGTTTAAAAACAGTAGCACAATCAGTTGAGCACAAGCTAAATTTAGTAAGACAAAGCAACATTAGCTCGGCATCAAGCCTTAGTAGTCATAACGCCAACAATAACGGCACTAATAACGGCAACCAGTCGACACAACGAGAATCTAACCATGCAGCAACAGGTGACGATTTAGATGCAGCGTCCCCAATAACCCTCAGCTTTGAAGAGCAGCAATTTATCGAGCGCTTTCAGGCCATTATTGACAACAACTACGAACACTCTGGGTTTAATGCCGAAAAACTGGCGTTAGAAATGGGGATTAGCAAAAGTGCTTTTTATCGTAAGTTTAAAGCGATAACCAATACCTCGCCTGCCGACTATATTCGTGATTTCAGACTGGATAAGGCCAAGTATCTGTTAAGCCAGCAAGACTGTGCGATTAAAAGCGTTGCCCTGCAAATTGGCTATACAGAACAAAGTCCTTTTTATCGCGCCTTTAAAAAACGCTTTGCCTGTACGCCATCAGAATTCAGAACATCGGTTTTAAAACAAACGAACTAG
- a CDS encoding TonB-dependent receptor has protein sequence MFKQNPLAKHIRLSLLASLAISYVPLSYAQEATADNNNNQNQQEAEDTEVISVTGVRNSLRDAAFLKKSAEQIMDAIAAEDIGQLPDNNIAEALQRVTGLQIGRDDTGAGSNFQVRGLSQNRVEVNGQSMASADETRSASFNNVDSALFKAIEVYKSPTADMVEGAIGATIRLKTFKPLDKKNGFVNLNVQGTQDDLVDDTGSKISLAAAERWDSDSIGQFGILFNVSNEERFAETHEMKTNWSPALTQQIDNNRFLNGSLRPATINAAGERVDLLSSDASVPYAAYRPEDLELASKGFEQTNLSIDTTIQWAPTEDLEITLFGQTSDFERIATDQVMKYGTRHQDNEVLDYDLIATERNDTPTILGAWTRPAQSFEYQKSQEYVNALALNSPLAEGLAYYVPVLDPVERYIVQSATVSPTGSPYHAPVASQYSSSISNTKTNTYSLGFKYFINDGLSLEAKYAFSEAKSDNDGIAQRLSPGTTTTDTAANSLAQAYTYYDFSPTVDLPEFGVIAVDSNNYTSRNLSEDLNNPSLYALHNGWGFLTQSTNQKDELSLDFDWNVDGNFITKVEFGARFANNHIKRSKQELKFINFGTNSIFSTNWRAYDRDLSVRPQGEKVTGNDKIALEFAEQVMAEEYGIDNYFSRHLTLSPKLFPNTDGANFDQWMTFNLGHNDFKQLLLGAFPGRAGDCLIFDKDASQCNTELYEFPDAEDVNSRGYNEFDHVLTIPKAQYVKDGSYPYLITEETRALYGKVNFENEVFTIPVSGNFGVRYVETETTSLGVHTTRFLNDEDKQLKDLDGLDVEQYDPLYFTNEYSNLLPSLNVNFLVTDDMFIRVAMAKTMSRPNPTDLSPSLDLPNYSWTAKLGNPGLEPQEATNFDFSWEWYINDTNTLSAAIFAKELENFLTLRHYTIFSPADRNGDGDFRNDPVTVSQPFNGGDGKIKGIELAALHTFDYLPGFLSGFGVQANYTFTDSSQDSGSSQLDGSTLPVFNLSQDSYNLSVFYDKYGFNFRAAYNYRTENLNGSSTAGTDPQLYVDALSYEDPKAVPSLGIQLPEWNDEFATLDLSASYKYKNVRVYLQARNVLSEANRRYVGDMTTTKHILSRYQETGANYVAGVSVNF, from the coding sequence ATGTTCAAGCAAAACCCATTAGCCAAGCACATTCGATTGAGCTTGCTGGCTTCTCTGGCCATATCTTATGTGCCTTTATCTTATGCACAAGAAGCCACAGCCGACAATAACAACAATCAAAATCAACAAGAAGCTGAAGATACCGAAGTCATTTCTGTGACAGGTGTTCGTAACTCATTACGCGATGCGGCGTTTTTGAAAAAATCAGCTGAGCAAATCATGGATGCCATCGCTGCAGAAGATATTGGTCAATTACCTGATAACAATATCGCAGAAGCATTACAGCGTGTTACCGGCTTGCAGATTGGCCGCGACGATACCGGTGCCGGTTCCAATTTCCAGGTGCGTGGTCTTTCGCAAAACCGAGTCGAGGTCAACGGCCAAAGTATGGCATCTGCCGATGAAACGCGCTCAGCTTCATTTAATAATGTTGATTCAGCGCTATTTAAAGCGATAGAAGTTTATAAGTCGCCAACTGCCGATATGGTTGAAGGGGCAATTGGTGCGACTATCCGTCTTAAAACGTTTAAACCCTTAGACAAGAAAAACGGCTTTGTTAACTTAAATGTGCAAGGTACGCAAGACGATTTAGTTGACGATACCGGTAGTAAAATTTCACTAGCGGCTGCCGAGCGTTGGGACTCAGACAGTATTGGTCAATTTGGTATTTTATTTAATGTATCAAATGAAGAGCGTTTTGCTGAAACCCATGAAATGAAAACTAACTGGTCGCCTGCGCTTACTCAACAAATCGACAATAATAGGTTTCTTAATGGTAGTTTACGCCCAGCAACAATTAATGCTGCAGGTGAACGCGTTGATTTATTGTCATCGGATGCGAGCGTTCCTTATGCCGCTTATCGTCCTGAAGATCTTGAGCTAGCCAGTAAAGGCTTTGAGCAAACTAACTTATCAATTGATACCACCATTCAGTGGGCGCCGACCGAAGATCTTGAAATTACCTTATTTGGTCAAACTTCGGATTTTGAGCGTATCGCCACCGATCAAGTAATGAAGTACGGTACGCGTCACCAAGATAACGAAGTTTTAGATTACGATTTAATCGCCACAGAACGCAATGACACACCGACTATTTTAGGTGCTTGGACTCGTCCAGCACAAAGCTTTGAATATCAAAAAAGTCAGGAATATGTAAATGCATTGGCGCTAAATAGCCCGCTAGCCGAAGGCTTAGCGTATTATGTGCCGGTATTAGATCCAGTTGAACGATATATTGTGCAATCAGCCACGGTTAGCCCAACTGGCAGTCCCTATCACGCACCCGTTGCTAGTCAATATAGCTCGTCTATTAGTAACACCAAAACCAATACTTATAGTTTGGGCTTTAAATACTTTATAAATGATGGGTTATCGTTAGAAGCCAAGTATGCATTTTCAGAAGCCAAAAGCGACAACGATGGCATAGCACAACGTTTAAGCCCAGGTACAACAACAACCGATACAGCGGCTAATTCATTGGCTCAAGCCTATACCTATTACGATTTTAGTCCCACTGTTGATTTACCCGAATTTGGCGTAATTGCGGTTGACAGTAACAATTACACTTCTCGTAATTTGTCAGAAGATTTAAATAATCCCTCTTTGTATGCATTACATAATGGTTGGGGATTTTTGACCCAATCAACCAACCAAAAAGACGAACTCAGTTTAGATTTTGATTGGAATGTTGACGGAAACTTTATTACCAAAGTTGAGTTTGGGGCACGCTTTGCCAACAATCATATTAAGCGCTCTAAGCAAGAATTGAAGTTTATCAACTTTGGCACCAATTCCATTTTTTCGACTAACTGGCGCGCGTATGACCGCGATTTATCGGTAAGACCACAAGGTGAAAAAGTCACAGGTAACGACAAAATTGCGTTGGAATTTGCAGAGCAAGTCATGGCAGAAGAGTACGGAATCGACAACTATTTTTCTCGTCATTTAACTTTGAGTCCTAAGCTGTTTCCAAACACTGATGGCGCCAATTTTGATCAATGGATGACATTTAATTTAGGTCATAACGATTTTAAACAACTGTTATTGGGCGCATTTCCGGGGCGTGCCGGTGATTGCTTGATTTTTGATAAGGATGCCAGTCAATGTAATACCGAATTATATGAATTCCCAGACGCAGAAGATGTGAACAGCAGAGGCTACAATGAATTTGACCATGTACTCACTATTCCTAAAGCGCAATATGTTAAAGATGGCTCTTACCCTTATTTGATCACCGAAGAAACCCGCGCATTGTACGGCAAGGTTAACTTCGAAAATGAAGTGTTTACTATTCCGGTCTCGGGTAATTTTGGTGTGCGTTACGTAGAAACAGAAACAACGTCATTGGGTGTGCATACCACTCGTTTCCTTAACGATGAAGATAAACAGCTTAAGGATTTAGATGGTTTAGATGTCGAACAATACGACCCGCTATATTTTACCAACGAGTATAGCAATTTACTGCCGTCACTTAATGTTAACTTCCTTGTGACAGACGATATGTTTATTAGGGTGGCTATGGCTAAAACCATGTCGCGTCCTAACCCAACTGACTTATCGCCGTCGTTAGATTTACCTAACTATTCATGGACAGCCAAACTGGGTAATCCAGGACTAGAACCACAAGAAGCGACTAACTTTGATTTTTCTTGGGAGTGGTATATCAATGATACCAACACCTTATCGGCAGCGATTTTTGCTAAGGAATTAGAAAACTTCTTAACTTTACGTCACTACACTATTTTCTCGCCAGCTGATCGTAATGGCGATGGTGACTTTAGAAACGACCCTGTAACAGTTAGCCAACCGTTTAACGGTGGTGACGGCAAAATTAAAGGTATTGAGTTAGCTGCGTTACATACGTTTGATTATTTACCTGGCTTTTTAAGCGGCTTTGGGGTGCAAGCGAACTACACGTTTACCGATAGTTCACAAGATTCGGGCTCCAGTCAGTTAGATGGCTCAACCTTACCTGTATTTAACTTGTCACAAGATAGTTACAACTTGTCAGTGTTTTACGACAAATATGGCTTTAACTTCCGTGCGGCATACAACTATCGAACCGAGAATCTCAACGGTAGCTCTACCGCGGGTACCGATCCGCAATTGTATGTTGATGCTTTGAGTTATGAAGATCCCAAAGCCGTACCGTCTCTTGGTATTCAATTACCCGAGTGGAATGACGAATTTGCGACCTTAGATTTATCGGCCAGTTATAAATATAAGAATGTTCGAGTGTACTTACAGGCTCGCAATGTGCTGTCAGAAGCCAATCGCCGCTATGTAGGTGATATGACGACAACCAAGCATATTTTAAGTCGTTACCAAGAAACAGGCGCAAATTATGTAGCCGGCGTAAGCGTAAACTTTTAA
- a CDS encoding cysteine-rich CWC family protein has product MSQTEYVSPEKCPLCNQANFCGNLSNDDSKPCWCMDDNISFPGELLQLVPSEAQGKACICKACAQKFQQVKAL; this is encoded by the coding sequence ATGAGTCAAACCGAATACGTTTCACCAGAAAAATGTCCCTTGTGTAATCAAGCCAATTTTTGCGGTAATTTATCTAATGACGATAGTAAGCCGTGCTGGTGTATGGATGACAACATTTCATTTCCTGGCGAGCTATTGCAGCTAGTCCCATCAGAAGCGCAAGGAAAAGCCTGTATATGCAAAGCCTGTGCGCAAAAGTTTCAACAAGTAAAAGCACTTTAA